A genomic stretch from Arachis stenosperma cultivar V10309 chromosome 3, arast.V10309.gnm1.PFL2, whole genome shotgun sequence includes:
- the LOC130969023 gene encoding polyadenylate-binding protein 2-like, with the protein MENDDVDMLGAEHTEADLDDMKRRLKEMEDEAAALKEMQAKVEKEMGSMQDPATAGASQSNREEVDARSVFVGNVDYSCTPEEVQQHFQSCGTVNRVTIRTDKFGQPKGYAYVEFLEVEAVQEALLLNESELHGRQLKVTAKRTNIPGMKQYRPRRSNPYMGFRGRAPFAPPFAFSPYGYGKVPRFRMAMRYSPYY; encoded by the exons ATGGAAAACGACGACGTTGATATGCTCGGCGCCGAACACACCGAAGCT GACTTGGACGACATGAAGAGGCGCTTGAAGGAGATGGAAGATGAAGCTGCTGCTTTGAAGGAGATGCAAGCCAAGGTCGAGAAGGAGATGGGATCTATGCAAG ATCCTGCTACTGCTGGTGCAAGTCAGAGCAATAGAGAGGAAGTAGATGCTCGGTCAGTCTTTGTAGGCAAT GTGGACTATTCATGTACTCCCGAAGAAGTGCAGCAACATTTTCAATCATGTGGAACAGTAAACCGTGTCACCATTCGCACTGATAAGTTTGGCCAACCCAAGGGTTATGCATATGTAGAGTTTCTTGAAGTTGAGGCTGTTCAAGAGGCTCTTCTGCTGAATGAATCTGAACTACATGGGCGCCAATTGAAG GTGACTGCAAAGAGGACCAACATACCAGGGATGAAGCAGTATCGACCCCGCCGTTCCAATCCTTACATGGGGTTTCGAGGCAGAGCTCCATTTGCTCCTCCATTTGCCTTTTCCCCATATGGATACGG AAAGGTTCCAAGGTTCAGGATGGCAATGCGCTACAGCCCCTATTATTAA
- the LOC130969022 gene encoding protein EXORDIUM-like 2, whose translation MTRNYNFAILLSVIAVLLLPALTSAALVEQQPLVLQYHNGQLLKGRITVNLVWYGSFTPIQRSIIVDFINSLSSPSAKLPSAASWWKTTENYKGGSSALVVGKQFLHSAYTLGKSLKNKDLMALASKFNAQSNELSAITVVLTAKDVAVEGFCMRCGTHGSTRPVNGKPRTAYVWVGNSETQCPGQCAWPFHQPIYGPQTPPLVAPNGDVGIDGMIINLATLLAGTVTNPFNNGYFQGPATAPLEAVTACTGAFGSGSYPGYPGQVLVDKASGASFNAYGLSGRRYLLPAMWDPQTSKCRTLV comes from the coding sequence ATGACTCGTAATTACAATTTTGCCATTTTGCTCTCTGTGATTGCAGTGCTGCTTCTTCCCGCGCTAACTTCAGCGGCGCTGGTGGAGCAGCAGCCGCTGGTTCTCCAGTACCACAATGGCCAGCTCCTCAAGGGACGCATCACCGTTAATCTCGTCTGGTACGGTTCCTTCACTCCAATCCAACGCTCCATAATCGTCGATTTCATAAACTCGCTTAGCTCACCGAGTGCCAAGCTTCCCTCCGCCGCATCGTGGTGGAAGACCACCGAGAACTACAAAGGTGGATCCTCTGCGCTCGTCGTAGGGAAGCAGTTCCTACACTCTGCATACACACTCGGGAAGAGTCTCAAGAATAAGGACCTAATGGCCTTGGCTTCCAAGTTCAACGCTCAGAGTAACGAACTCTCCGCCATCACGGTGGTTCTCACCGCCAAGGACGTTGCCGTCGAGGGATTCTGTATGAGGTGTGGAACTCACGGTTCGACCCGACCCGTAAACGGGAAGCCACGAACCGCTTACGTTTGGGTCGGGAACTCCGAGACTCAGTGTCCTGGTCAATGCGCGTGGCCGTTCCACCAGCCGATCTACGGTCCACAGACCCCGCCGCTAGTGGCGCCTAACGGCGACGTTGGCATCGACGGGATGATCATTAACCTTGCCACTTTGCTCGCCGGAACTGTGACAAACCCGTTTAACAACGGATACTTCCAGGGTCCGGCGACGGCGCCGTTGGAGGCTGTGACGGCGTGCACGGGGGCGTTCGGGAGCGGGTCTTATCCGGGTTACCCGGGTCAGGTGTTGGTGGACAAGGCGAGCGGTGCGAGCTTCAATGCGTACGGGCTGAGCGGGAGGAGGTACCTGTTGCCGGCGATGTGGGACCCTCAGACTTCAAAGTGCAGGACGCTCGTGTGA